One window of Novosphingobium sp. 9U genomic DNA carries:
- a CDS encoding fatty acid desaturase, which translates to MSVYQSVSSSSMAPPAAAAIKARREAIADDKEMLRAAVELTRDIATARPAIYWTDMLVSAGLGYAALAATILISSPALAVACGLVAALALYRAMLFIHELTHIHRDALPGFRTAWNLLVGIPLLTPSLMYEGVHQLHHARTRYGTSDDPEYLPLALMKPWSLPVFIVTALLLPFALLVRSAVLVPLGAVIPPLRKLVWERLSALAINPGFRRRAPEGELKRMVFWQELGASVWALSLLAASAAWGWRPLLIALCVVSVAALLNQLRTLVAHLWENEGDAMTVTAQFLDSVNVPPPGPVPALWAPVGLRYHALHHLLPSMPYHSLAEAHRRLHAHLGTEGTYVRANHAGLLPLIGRIARSTMAAR; encoded by the coding sequence ATGAGCGTCTATCAGTCGGTTTCCTCCTCGAGCATGGCCCCGCCCGCCGCGGCGGCGATCAAGGCGCGCCGCGAGGCGATCGCCGACGACAAGGAGATGTTGCGCGCCGCGGTCGAGCTGACGCGCGACATCGCAACTGCGCGTCCGGCGATCTACTGGACGGACATGCTCGTCTCCGCCGGCCTGGGCTATGCGGCGCTGGCCGCCACGATCCTAATCTCCAGCCCTGCACTGGCGGTGGCCTGCGGGCTGGTGGCGGCGCTGGCGCTCTACCGCGCGATGCTGTTCATCCACGAGCTGACGCATATCCACCGCGATGCGCTGCCCGGCTTTCGCACCGCCTGGAACCTGCTCGTCGGCATTCCGCTGCTGACCCCCAGCCTGATGTACGAGGGCGTGCACCAGTTGCACCATGCCCGCACGCGCTATGGCACGTCCGACGATCCGGAATATCTGCCGCTGGCGCTGATGAAGCCTTGGTCGCTGCCGGTGTTCATCGTCACTGCGCTGCTGCTGCCGTTCGCCCTGCTCGTCCGCTCGGCCGTGCTGGTCCCGCTTGGCGCAGTGATCCCGCCCTTGCGCAAGCTGGTGTGGGAGCGACTGTCCGCGCTCGCGATCAACCCGGGCTTCCGCCGGCGCGCGCCGGAAGGCGAGCTCAAGCGCATGGTGTTCTGGCAGGAACTGGGCGCGAGCGTTTGGGCTCTTTCGCTTCTGGCCGCCAGCGCTGCTTGGGGCTGGCGCCCGCTGCTGATCGCGCTGTGCGTGGTGAGCGTTGCTGCCCTCCTCAACCAGCTGCGCACGCTGGTGGCGCATTTGTGGGAAAACGAGGGCGACGCCATGACGGTGACCGCGCAGTTCCTCGATTCGGTCAACGTGCCGCCGCCTGGCCCCGTGCCGGCGCTGTGGGCTCCGGTGGGCTTGCGCTACCATGCGCTGCACCACTTGCTGCCGAGCATGCCGTACCACTCGCTGGCGGAGGCGCACCGGCGCCTGCACGCGCATCTCGGAACCGAGGGGACTTATGTGCGCGCGAACCATGCTGGGCTGCTGCCGCTGATCGGGCGGATTGCGCGGAGTACGATGGCGGCGCGTTGA
- the lptG gene encoding LPS export ABC transporter permease LptG codes for MNLEFFPSRTLTFYLARLFTTRILAVLFMLVLVLQMLDLLGQSGDILAYPGNGQAQLLHYVGLRIPQLIARFLPYSVLLATIITLATLNQNSEVISMKAAGLSAHQVLAPLVATALVISGLSFLFNERIVTHATASLNAWEAVDYGPVPRSASARNNLYIAEGRDILLAGTLSGEGDAMVMTQVTYYRRDAAGMIVEQLRAPRATYANPGWRLEQPVRFDAQAVKASKLDSAVVAKGVTPGRIAISGVDADAEGLFTLTNSIDAMAVAGRRTTDLKAAWWHKLSGPLSAALMPLLGAIAAFGLARSGQLLIRAVIGMALGFAYFVFDNAALAMGNFGGYPPFVAAWAPFLLFLLIGETVLIRTEE; via the coding sequence GTGAACCTGGAATTCTTCCCGTCACGCACGCTGACGTTCTACCTCGCGCGCCTGTTCACCACGCGCATCCTGGCCGTGCTGTTCATGCTGGTGCTGGTGTTGCAGATGCTCGACCTGCTGGGTCAGAGCGGCGACATCCTCGCCTATCCCGGCAATGGCCAGGCGCAGCTGCTGCACTACGTGGGCTTGCGCATTCCGCAACTGATCGCCCGCTTCCTGCCGTACTCGGTGCTGCTGGCGACGATCATCACGCTCGCCACGCTGAACCAGAACAGCGAGGTCATCTCGATGAAGGCGGCTGGGCTCTCCGCGCATCAGGTGCTCGCCCCGCTAGTGGCAACAGCGCTGGTGATCTCAGGGCTCAGCTTCCTGTTCAACGAGCGCATTGTGACCCATGCCACCGCCTCGCTCAATGCCTGGGAGGCGGTCGACTACGGCCCTGTGCCCAGGAGCGCCAGCGCGCGCAACAACCTCTACATCGCCGAGGGGCGGGACATCCTGCTGGCGGGCACGCTCTCGGGCGAGGGCGATGCCATGGTGATGACGCAGGTCACCTATTATCGCCGCGACGCCGCCGGAATGATCGTCGAGCAGCTGCGCGCGCCGCGGGCCACTTACGCCAACCCTGGCTGGCGGCTGGAGCAGCCCGTGCGCTTCGATGCGCAGGCAGTGAAGGCGAGCAAGCTGGACTCGGCCGTGGTGGCGAAGGGCGTCACCCCGGGGCGTATCGCCATCTCGGGGGTCGATGCCGATGCTGAGGGCCTGTTCACGCTGACCAACTCGATCGACGCCATGGCGGTGGCGGGACGGCGCACGACGGACCTGAAGGCTGCCTGGTGGCACAAGCTGTCGGGGCCGCTGTCCGCCGCGCTGATGCCGCTGCTGGGCGCCATCGCCGCGTTCGGCCTGGCGCGCTCGGGCCAGCTGCTGATCCGCGCGGTGATCGGCATGGCGTTGGGCTTCGCCTACTTCGTGTTCGACAACGCGGCTTTGGCAATGGGCAATTTCGGCGGCTATCCGCCGTTCGTGGCGGCTTGGGCGCCGTTCCTGCTGTTCCTGTTGATCGGCGAGACGGTGCTGATCCGGACGGAGGAGTAA
- the lptF gene encoding LPS export ABC transporter permease LptF, which produces MKFFSAIDRYIFRLVLMPMLGVFILAASLLMLDKMLRLFDFVATEGGPVGVVFKMLANLLPEYASLAIPLGLMLGILLAFRKLATSSELDVMRAVGLSYTRLLRVPYMFAIALALLNFAIVGFLQPLSRYYYEQLDYELKSGALGAAIKVGEFTTLKDRVALRIEHSEDDGRRLIGIFARVANQKGQVLSISAREGSFLALRDNPNTIVLRLSQGQIIQDMPGEMPRVLSFTRHDLPIDLPAIERFRNRGADGERREYLLPQLLQIGWNKNLPKAERVSSQADFNFRMVEVMMMLLLPLLSVALAIPPKRSTSSLGLFVSIVMVVAYHKVNQYAADVASLGKVSPLIGLWGPFLLLAALIMWMYYRVAYVPGGQAIGWLEKAAENGMKKLKSLLRRNRRGPIMLPDPGPEQARQPAGSL; this is translated from the coding sequence GTGAAATTCTTCAGCGCCATCGACCGTTACATCTTTCGCCTCGTGCTGATGCCGATGCTGGGAGTGTTCATCCTGGCGGCCTCGCTGCTGATGCTCGACAAGATGCTGCGCTTGTTCGACTTCGTAGCGACCGAGGGCGGCCCGGTCGGCGTCGTGTTCAAGATGCTGGCGAACCTGCTGCCCGAGTATGCGAGCCTCGCCATTCCGCTGGGCCTCATGCTCGGCATCCTGCTCGCCTTCCGCAAGCTGGCGACCTCCAGCGAGCTCGACGTGATGCGTGCAGTTGGCCTCAGCTACACCCGCCTTCTGCGCGTGCCCTACATGTTCGCGATCGCGCTGGCGCTGCTGAACTTCGCCATCGTCGGCTTCCTCCAGCCGCTGTCGCGTTACTACTACGAGCAGCTGGATTATGAGCTGAAATCGGGAGCGCTGGGGGCCGCCATCAAGGTGGGTGAGTTCACCACGCTGAAGGACCGCGTCGCGCTGCGGATCGAGCACAGCGAGGACGATGGCCGTCGCCTGATCGGCATCTTCGCCCGGGTTGCCAACCAGAAGGGCCAGGTGCTGTCGATCTCGGCGCGCGAGGGCAGCTTCCTGGCGCTGCGCGACAATCCCAACACCATCGTGCTGCGCCTGTCGCAAGGTCAGATCATCCAGGACATGCCGGGCGAGATGCCCCGCGTGCTCAGCTTCACCCGGCATGACCTGCCGATCGACTTGCCCGCGATCGAGCGCTTCCGCAATCGCGGCGCCGACGGCGAACGGCGAGAGTACCTGCTGCCCCAGCTCTTGCAGATCGGCTGGAACAAGAACCTGCCCAAGGCCGAGCGCGTGTCCAGTCAGGCGGACTTCAACTTCCGCATGGTGGAAGTCATGATGATGCTGCTGCTGCCGCTGCTGTCGGTCGCGCTGGCGATCCCACCCAAGCGATCGACATCCTCGCTCGGCCTGTTCGTGTCGATCGTGATGGTGGTCGCCTATCACAAGGTGAACCAGTACGCCGCCGATGTCGCTTCGCTGGGCAAAGTCAGTCCGCTGATCGGGCTTTGGGGGCCGTTCCTGCTGCTCGCTGCGCTGATCATGTGGATGTACTACCGCGTCGCTTACGTGCCCGGCGGCCAGGCGATTGGCTGGCTGGAGAAGGCGGCCGAGAACGGCATGAAGAAGCTTAAGAGCCTGCTGCGCCGCAATCGCCGCGGGCCGATCATGCTGCCCGATCCCGGACCCGAGCAAGCGCGGCAACCGGCGGGGAGCCTCTGA
- a CDS encoding RlmE family RNA methyltransferase, with protein sequence MSRSGRDPGERLKTAKKRTTSSARWLTRQLNDPYVKKAKADGYRSRAAYKLLELDEKFELLKGVTRAVDLGIAPGGWSQVVRQRSPKARVVGIDLLPTDPIEGVTIFQMDFMADAAPAALEEALEGAPDLVLSDMAANTVGHKQTDHLRTMGLVETAADFAISTLAPGGTFVAKVLAGGTDTALLALLKRHFTSVKHAKPPASRKDSSEWYVIAKGFKGA encoded by the coding sequence ATGAGCCGCTCTGGACGCGACCCCGGCGAGCGGTTGAAGACCGCCAAGAAGCGAACCACCAGCTCGGCCCGCTGGCTGACCCGCCAGCTGAACGACCCTTACGTGAAGAAGGCCAAGGCGGACGGTTATCGCAGCCGCGCGGCCTACAAGCTGCTGGAACTGGATGAGAAGTTCGAGCTGCTGAAGGGCGTGACTCGCGCGGTGGACTTGGGCATCGCGCCTGGCGGCTGGAGCCAGGTCGTGCGGCAGCGCAGCCCCAAGGCGCGCGTCGTCGGCATCGACCTGCTGCCCACCGATCCGATCGAAGGCGTGACGATCTTCCAGATGGATTTCATGGCCGACGCTGCGCCGGCAGCGCTGGAGGAGGCGCTGGAAGGCGCCCCCGACCTGGTGCTCTCGGACATGGCGGCGAACACCGTGGGACACAAGCAGACCGACCACTTGCGCACGATGGGCCTGGTGGAGACTGCGGCGGACTTCGCCATATCGACCTTGGCGCCGGGCGGGACCTTCGTAGCGAAAGTCTTGGCAGGCGGCACGGACACGGCGTTGTTGGCGCTGCTGAAGCGGCACTTCACCAGTGTGAAGCATGCCAAGCCGCCGGCGAGCCGCAAGGATTCGTCCGAGTGGTACGTGATCGCCAAGGGCTTCAAGGGGGCGTGA